From the Entomomonas sp. E2T0 genome, one window contains:
- a CDS encoding DUF3482 domain-containing protein — protein sequence MTKPLVLALVGHTNVGKTSLLRTLIRDTHFGEVSHRPSTTRHVEGAKLLIAGKPLLELYDTPGLEDAIGLLDYCDQLAQGDRLDGPERIERFLKSNEAKLRFEQEAKVLRQLLQSDAGLYVIDAREPVLAKYKDELEILIDTGKPLLPVLNFVANNNHRTEEWRGALARLGLHALVQFDSVAPPEDGERRLYETLALLLEQARPQLLELIGYHEQQSVERYQQGLKIIAELLIDIAAYSFLVATDEKSINEAKQNLQDKVRKREQHCIESLLALYQFRKDDAFAGNLPLIDGRFDDDLFNPETIKQFSLSIGKGAAAGAVAGVGVDLMFAGLTLGAAALLGAITGSAWQTFSNYKDQLVGKFTGKQFLGVDDAILQILAIRQCYLLTALVKRGHAANQAIELNVTDHHLWKTLPKPLQKARAHQDWCSLLKGYRSADNERAEQIVKLANNLQEALVDAV from the coding sequence ATGACTAAGCCATTAGTGCTTGCGTTGGTTGGTCACACTAATGTGGGTAAAACCTCACTATTACGAACTTTAATTCGTGATACTCATTTTGGCGAGGTCTCCCATCGACCTAGTACTACCCGTCATGTTGAGGGTGCTAAATTACTAATTGCAGGTAAACCATTATTAGAACTATATGATACCCCTGGTTTAGAAGATGCTATTGGTTTGCTAGACTATTGTGATCAGTTGGCTCAAGGGGATAGACTTGATGGCCCCGAGAGAATTGAACGTTTTTTAAAAAGTAATGAGGCAAAACTGCGTTTTGAGCAAGAAGCTAAGGTATTAAGGCAATTATTACAATCTGATGCAGGATTGTATGTAATCGATGCAAGAGAGCCTGTACTAGCAAAATATAAAGATGAATTAGAAATTCTAATTGATACAGGTAAACCATTATTACCTGTACTGAATTTTGTAGCCAATAATAATCATCGTACTGAAGAGTGGCGAGGGGCTTTAGCACGTTTAGGGTTACATGCATTAGTTCAATTTGATAGTGTTGCACCACCAGAGGATGGTGAACGTCGCCTATATGAGACGCTAGCCTTATTATTAGAACAAGCTCGACCACAACTATTAGAGCTTATTGGTTATCATGAGCAACAATCTGTGGAGCGTTATCAGCAAGGATTAAAAATAATTGCTGAGCTATTAATAGATATTGCTGCTTACAGCTTTTTAGTGGCTACAGATGAAAAAAGTATCAATGAGGCTAAGCAAAATTTACAAGATAAAGTAAGAAAGCGTGAGCAACATTGTATTGAGTCTTTGTTAGCATTGTATCAGTTTAGAAAAGATGACGCTTTTGCAGGTAACTTACCCTTAATTGATGGTCGTTTTGATGATGATTTATTTAACCCTGAAACCATTAAACAGTTTAGCCTTAGTATTGGTAAAGGTGCTGCTGCTGGAGCTGTTGCAGGTGTAGGTGTGGATTTGATGTTTGCAGGGTTAACCTTAGGAGCTGCTGCGTTGTTAGGTGCTATTACAGGCAGTGCATGGCAAACATTCTCTAATTACAAAGATCAATTAGTAGGCAAATTTACAGGTAAGCAATTTTTAGGTGTTGATGATGCTATTTTACAGATTTTGGCTATTCGTCAGTGCTATTTATTAACTGCTTTAGTAAAACGTGGTCATGCTGCTAATCAGGCGATTGAGTTAAATGTGACAGACCATCATCTGTGGAAAACATTACCGAAACCTTTACAAAAAGCGCGAGCACATCAAGACTGGTGTTCGCTATTAAAAGGGTATCGGTCAGCCGATAATGAAAGAGCAGAGCAAATAGTTAAATTAGCGAATAATCTACAAGAAGCTTTAGTAGACGCAGTTTAA
- a CDS encoding DUF2868 domain-containing protein, which produces MAKLTNQQHFNELWLAETIRLQEEQQGVLADSEAVRQARKAGGDLQTRIVARAHWLANKTDLLLAQQSALTAMHWSVRILCVLAIFVGIGLVLPTFSAAEHTINIFSALGCLLGLNILMLIIWLAGTFVGGQSVNQLGRFSLWLTSKLTGKKQVVQLMPALLSLLHQRKLERWWLGKLTNGLWLLASIVALISLLLLLATQRYGFIWQTTILSADSFVTVVQVLGTLPHILGFPIPSEELVRQSGDMAVMTDTARQTWATWLVGVLVVYGILPRLVLFFLCSSFGQYGYKRLSLDLSLPSYSLLKSRLLPDTEIIGVTDAIPAHWSEPTAASATWSEKGAVLVGVELEPNYPWPPATLSEHIVDAGLIETREQRKQLLDQLTINPVAKLLIVCDPRRSVDRGTLALITELAHCAAETRVCLLVEQDTDTQRLADWQQTLDQLQLAYGDKDSLLAWLGAEHD; this is translated from the coding sequence GTGGCTAAACTAACTAATCAACAACATTTTAATGAGCTATGGTTAGCTGAAACTATTCGTTTGCAAGAAGAGCAACAAGGAGTACTAGCAGATAGTGAAGCTGTGCGCCAAGCACGTAAAGCGGGTGGTGACTTACAAACACGTATTGTGGCACGTGCTCACTGGTTAGCCAATAAAACAGATTTATTATTGGCACAGCAAAGCGCTTTAACTGCTATGCATTGGTCTGTGCGTATTTTGTGTGTATTAGCTATTTTTGTTGGTATAGGGCTAGTATTACCTACCTTTTCAGCGGCAGAACATACTATTAATATTTTTAGCGCCCTTGGTTGTTTGCTGGGCCTAAATATATTAATGCTTATTATTTGGTTAGCAGGCACATTTGTTGGTGGGCAATCAGTTAATCAATTAGGTCGTTTTAGTTTGTGGCTAACCAGTAAATTAACAGGTAAAAAGCAAGTTGTGCAGTTAATGCCGGCCTTACTTAGTTTATTACATCAAAGAAAACTAGAGCGTTGGTGGTTAGGTAAGTTAACCAATGGGTTATGGTTATTAGCCTCAATAGTTGCTTTAATTAGTTTGTTATTATTATTGGCTACACAACGTTATGGCTTTATTTGGCAAACTACTATTTTAAGTGCCGATAGTTTTGTAACTGTAGTACAGGTTTTAGGCACTTTACCTCATATATTAGGCTTTCCTATTCCTAGTGAAGAGCTTGTTAGGCAAAGTGGTGATATGGCGGTAATGACAGATACTGCTAGACAAACTTGGGCCACTTGGTTAGTAGGTGTTTTAGTAGTATATGGAATATTACCTCGGTTAGTATTGTTTTTTCTTTGTAGTAGTTTTGGCCAATATGGTTATAAACGCCTTAGTTTAGATTTATCGTTACCTAGTTATAGTTTATTAAAGTCACGGTTATTACCAGATACTGAAATAATCGGTGTAACGGATGCTATACCAGCACATTGGTCAGAACCAACAGCAGCATCAGCTACTTGGTCAGAAAAAGGGGCTGTCTTAGTAGGGGTAGAATTAGAGCCTAATTATCCTTGGCCACCTGCTACATTATCTGAACATATAGTGGATGCTGGGCTAATAGAAACAAGAGAACAACGTAAGCAGCTATTAGATCAGTTAACCATTAACCCTGTTGCTAAATTATTAATCGTTTGTGATCCCAGACGTTCTGTGGATAGAGGAACATTGGCATTGATTACAGAGTTAGCCCATTGTGCAGCAGAAACTAGGGTATGCTTATTAGTCGAGCAAGATACTGATACGCAACGCCTCGCTGATTGGCAACAAACATTGGATCAATTGCAGTTAGCGTATGGAGATAAAGATAGTTTACTGGCATGGTTAGGAGCAGAGCATGACTAA
- a CDS encoding LrgB family protein: MVIEWWKPWLWLLLTLLSYFLSRWLYRRKRYYILSPLLFVPIVLFAFAVPLHATYKEYSQNTHWLVLMLGPATVAFAIPIWKQRKLIMQHWLALSLGMLVGSTLSIISSFGLAHLLALDDKVTMSLVPRTITTPFAMPVAESLGGVPELAAVFVLITGVLGALLGGILLKWLPLKTTLARGAIFGVGAHGCGVTRANELGVGEGSVAGLAMVLMGLINLIAAPLIHYLL; the protein is encoded by the coding sequence ATGGTCATTGAGTGGTGGAAACCTTGGCTTTGGCTATTACTAACATTGCTGAGTTATTTTTTAAGTCGTTGGTTGTATAGACGTAAGCGTTATTATATTTTATCGCCTTTATTGTTTGTTCCTATTGTATTGTTTGCATTTGCAGTACCATTACATGCCACCTATAAAGAATATTCGCAAAACACACACTGGCTTGTATTAATGTTAGGCCCTGCAACAGTAGCTTTTGCTATTCCTATTTGGAAACAGCGTAAACTAATCATGCAACATTGGTTAGCTCTGTCTTTAGGAATGCTGGTGGGTAGCACTTTATCTATTATCAGTTCATTTGGGCTAGCTCATTTATTAGCGTTAGATGATAAAGTAACCATGTCACTTGTACCTCGCACTATCACCACACCCTTTGCGATGCCTGTTGCTGAAAGTTTAGGTGGTGTGCCTGAGCTAGCTGCTGTTTTTGTTTTAATCACGGGGGTATTAGGCGCTTTGTTAGGTGGCATATTACTGAAATGGCTGCCATTAAAAACAACCTTGGCGCGAGGGGCTATTTTTGGTGTAGGTGCACATGGTTGTGGGGTTACTAGAGCAAATGAGTTGGGTGTTGGGGAAGGCTCGGTAGCTGGTTTAGCAATGGTGTTAATGGGATTAATTAATTTAATTGCAGCACCATTAATTCATTATTTGCTATAA
- a CDS encoding SAM-dependent methyltransferase → MDIPRIFNITESAHRIHNPFTAEKLATLGAVLRLDAGASVLDLGSGSGEMLCTWARDYGITGVGIDMSQLFSKQAKLRAKELGVTGQVKFIHDNAVGYIADKKVDIAACVGATWIGGGIAGTIELLTKSLHTGGTILIGEPYWRQLPPTEDVVKGCCAESISDFVMLPELITYFGDLNYDVVEMVLADQEGWDRYEAAKWLTMRRWLEANPNDDFAKEVRTQLTLEPKRYVTYTREYLGWGVFALIAR, encoded by the coding sequence TTGGACATCCCACGTATCTTCAATATTACTGAGAGTGCTCATCGTATTCACAACCCATTTACAGCAGAAAAACTTGCTACGCTTGGTGCAGTATTGCGTTTAGATGCTGGAGCTAGTGTACTGGATCTCGGTAGCGGTTCAGGCGAAATGCTGTGTACTTGGGCGCGTGATTATGGAATTACTGGTGTTGGCATTGATATGAGCCAGTTATTCAGTAAGCAAGCAAAACTTCGAGCTAAAGAACTTGGAGTCACTGGTCAAGTTAAGTTTATTCATGATAATGCTGTTGGTTACATCGCTGATAAAAAGGTTGATATAGCAGCCTGTGTCGGTGCTACGTGGATTGGTGGGGGGATTGCTGGCACTATCGAGCTTCTGACGAAGAGTCTCCATACGGGTGGAACAATCCTTATTGGTGAACCCTACTGGCGTCAGTTGCCACCAACGGAAGATGTTGTTAAGGGTTGCTGTGCTGAGTCTATTTCTGACTTTGTTATGTTGCCAGAGCTTATTACTTATTTTGGTGACCTTAATTATGATGTTGTGGAAATGGTTCTGGCTGACCAAGAAGGATGGGATAGGTATGAGGCAGCCAAGTGGCTCACCATGCGTCGATGGCTTGAAGCAAATCCGAACGATGATTTTGCAAAAGAAGTGCGAACTCAACTGACTTTAGAACCAAAACGTTACGTCACATATACACGTGAATATTTGGGGTGGGGTGTGTTCGCATTGATTGCACGCTGA
- a CDS encoding calcium-binding protein, which yields MKKFKKHYRRIFTLLFMVLSISPFKIIHAQNINTHNQAVASSEQETIASDRLDTDLIVNAQEPGIHDTLIFNSGAGNYIVNAFDDLQDENYGKRDKVIFGEGITKAMISFSQNNDDLIVKVGDKTDQITFTNYYKHTDYQTFNRFEFANGGFWADIRELTFPDDPMILFGTNGNDTLIGGSGNDVIMDYTGYNYLDGGAGDDVIVGRGEMIGGIGNDHIMNIVSNSAGEIIRFNLGDGKDIIDSYDSNGYKDRVIFGEDVTPDMITFRREGAALVVVVGDQGDEMWFVRFFGDESVYNAAGQTYHQFEFADGTVWEDIRKLPLKQYYPDDYNQIIGTPWTDVIYAGSGDDVIKSYTGYNYLDGGAGNDVIMGRGEFRGGKGNDRIVSRFDSSAGEIIHFNLGDGKDIIESYDSNASSDNYKDKVVFGEDVTPDMISFRREGTSLVVVVGDHGDEMNFVRFFGDESNSNATGQSYRQFEFADGTVWPDIRKIKLTQYYADNQNNILGTPWDDVIYAGAENDYIRDYVGYNYLDGGAGDDVILGRGEFRGGIGNDHINNRLTNSPGDIIHFNLGDGKDIIESFDSNAGSDAYKDKIIFGKDVTPDMVSFRRDGESLIVVVGDQGDEMHFINFFSLADGVGGQTYRHFEFTDGTIWPDIRKTKLTQYYADNQNNILGTPWDDAIYAGSGNDHIKDLVGYNYLDGGDGDDFIYGRGEFRGGKGNDYIMNRINNSAGDIIHFNLEDGKDTIDGFDQYANSDSYKDKIIFGKDVTPEMISFRREGNVLVVVVGNQGDEMHFINFFKGDGNSGMGGQSYRHFEFADGTVWEDIRKMVLKQYYPDNYNKEIVGTPWDDAIYAGAGDDTITDTAGYNYLDGGAGNDTITGRGEFRGGIGNDHIINRVNYSTGDIIHFNLGDGKDTIDSFDQYANSDSYKDKIIFGKDVTPEMISFRRDGDVLIVVVGDQGDEMHFINFFNAAGNSGMGGQSYRHFEFADGTVWEDIRKMVLKQYYPDNYNKEIVGTPWDDAIYAGAGDDTITDTAGYNYLDGGAGNDTITGRGEFRGGIGNDHIINRVNYSTGDIIHFNLGDGKDTIDSFDQYANSDSYKDKIIFGKDVTPEMISFRRDGDVLIVVVGDQGDEMHFINFFNGAGNLGMGGQSYRHFEFADGTVWTDIRPTLNNLVWTYYYGDEDDTIVGTSYHDAIYAGGGNDTITDTVGYNYLYGEAGDDTITGRGELIGGLGNDHIINRINSSAGDIIHFNLGDGKDTIDSFDQYANSDSYKDKIIFGKDVTPEMISFRRDGDVLIVVVGDQGDEMHFINFFKTEGNNGMAGQSYRHFEFADKTVWPDIRQLEQYKTGIISK from the coding sequence ATGAAAAAATTTAAAAAACACTATCGGCGTATATTCACCTTGCTTTTTATGGTGCTCTCTATATCGCCTTTTAAGATAATACATGCACAAAATATCAATACGCATAATCAAGCTGTTGCAAGCTCTGAACAAGAGACTATAGCAAGTGATAGGTTGGATACTGATCTTATAGTAAATGCTCAAGAGCCAGGTATTCATGATACCTTGATTTTTAATAGTGGTGCAGGTAACTATATTGTTAATGCTTTCGATGATTTACAAGATGAAAATTATGGTAAGCGAGATAAAGTCATCTTTGGTGAAGGTATTACCAAAGCAATGATTAGCTTCAGTCAAAATAATGATGACTTAATTGTTAAAGTAGGTGATAAAACTGATCAAATAACCTTCACTAACTATTATAAACACACTGATTACCAAACTTTTAATCGTTTTGAGTTTGCCAATGGTGGTTTTTGGGCAGATATCCGAGAACTAACCTTTCCTGATGATCCTATGATACTTTTTGGAACCAATGGTAATGATACCTTAATAGGTGGTTCAGGCAATGATGTCATTATGGATTATACAGGTTATAACTATCTAGATGGTGGTGCTGGTGATGATGTCATTGTAGGAAGAGGAGAAATGATAGGGGGTATTGGTAATGACCATATTATGAATATAGTCAGTAATTCAGCTGGAGAGATTATTCGTTTTAACCTAGGTGATGGTAAAGATATTATCGATAGTTATGATAGTAATGGCTATAAAGATAGAGTTATTTTTGGTGAAGATGTTACCCCTGATATGATCACATTTCGTCGAGAGGGCGCAGCTTTAGTTGTGGTGGTAGGCGATCAAGGTGATGAAATGTGGTTTGTTAGATTCTTTGGTGATGAGTCGGTTTACAATGCAGCAGGTCAAACCTATCACCAATTTGAATTTGCAGATGGAACAGTATGGGAAGATATTCGAAAACTACCCCTCAAACAATATTACCCTGATGATTATAACCAAATTATAGGTACCCCATGGACAGATGTTATCTATGCAGGTTCAGGTGATGATGTTATTAAAAGTTATACAGGCTATAACTACTTAGATGGTGGTGCTGGTAACGATGTAATCATGGGGAGAGGTGAGTTTAGAGGTGGTAAAGGTAATGATCGTATTGTTAGTAGATTTGATAGCTCAGCAGGAGAAATCATTCACTTTAATCTAGGTGATGGTAAAGATATTATTGAAAGTTATGATAGCAACGCTAGTAGTGATAACTATAAAGATAAAGTAGTGTTTGGTGAAGATGTAACGCCTGATATGATTAGCTTTCGTCGTGAGGGAACTTCTTTAGTTGTGGTAGTAGGTGATCATGGCGATGAAATGAATTTTGTTAGATTTTTTGGTGATGAAAGTAATTCTAATGCAACAGGTCAAAGCTATCGTCAATTTGAATTTGCAGATGGTACAGTATGGCCAGATATTCGTAAAATAAAATTAACCCAATACTATGCAGATAATCAAAATAATATTTTAGGTACACCATGGGATGATGTGATCTATGCAGGTGCTGAGAATGATTATATTAGGGATTATGTGGGTTATAACTACTTAGATGGTGGTGCAGGTGATGATGTTATTTTGGGAAGAGGCGAGTTTAGAGGAGGCATTGGTAATGATCATATTAATAATAGACTAACTAACTCACCAGGAGATATTATTCATTTTAATTTGGGCGATGGTAAAGATATTATTGAAAGCTTTGATAGTAATGCTGGTAGTGACGCCTATAAGGATAAGATTATATTTGGCAAAGATGTCACCCCTGATATGGTCAGTTTTCGTCGAGATGGGGAAAGTTTAATAGTAGTAGTGGGTGACCAAGGTGATGAAATGCACTTTATTAACTTCTTTAGCTTAGCCGATGGAGTTGGTGGTCAAACTTATCGTCACTTTGAGTTTACAGATGGCACTATTTGGCCAGATATTCGCAAAACAAAACTAACTCAATATTATGCAGATAATCAAAATAATATTTTAGGAACGCCTTGGGATGATGCGATCTATGCAGGTAGTGGTAATGATCATATCAAAGATCTTGTAGGTTATAACTACCTAGATGGGGGAGATGGAGATGACTTTATCTATGGCAGAGGGGAGTTTAGAGGCGGCAAAGGTAATGATTATATTATGAACCGAATCAATAACTCAGCAGGGGATATTATTCATTTTAATCTAGAGGATGGTAAAGATACTATTGATGGTTTTGATCAATATGCTAATAGCGATAGTTATAAAGATAAAATTATATTTGGCAAAGATGTCACTCCTGAGATGATTAGCTTCCGTCGCGAGGGTAATGTATTAGTGGTAGTGGTAGGTAATCAAGGAGATGAAATGCACTTTATTAACTTCTTTAAAGGAGATGGTAACTCAGGGATGGGGGGCCAAAGTTACCGTCACTTTGAATTTGCAGATGGTACAGTTTGGGAGGATATTCGTAAAATGGTATTAAAACAATATTATCCTGATAACTACAATAAGGAAATCGTAGGAACACCATGGGACGATGCTATTTATGCAGGAGCAGGTGATGACACCATTACTGATACTGCAGGTTATAACTACCTAGATGGAGGAGCTGGAAATGATACTATCACAGGACGTGGTGAATTTAGAGGCGGTATTGGTAATGATCATATTATCAATAGAGTAAATTATTCAACAGGCGATATTATCCATTTTAATCTAGGGGATGGTAAAGATACTATTGATAGTTTTGATCAATATGCTAATAGCGATAGTTATAAAGATAAAATTATATTTGGTAAAGATGTCACTCCTGAGATGATTAGTTTTCGCCGAGATGGAGATGTACTTATTGTAGTAGTGGGTGATCAAGGAGATGAAATGCACTTTATTAACTTCTTTAACGCAGCGGGTAACTCAGGGATGGGGGGCCAAAGTTACCGTCACTTTGAATTTGCAGATGGTACAGTTTGGGAGGATATTCGTAAAATGGTATTAAAACAATATTATCCTGATAACTACAATAAGGAAATCGTAGGAACACCATGGGACGATGCTATTTATGCAGGAGCAGGTGATGACACCATTACTGATACTGCAGGTTATAACTACCTAGATGGAGGAGCTGGAAATGATACTATCACAGGACGTGGTGAATTTAGAGGCGGTATTGGTAATGATCATATTATCAATAGAGTAAATTATTCAACAGGCGATATTATCCATTTTAATCTAGGGGATGGTAAAGATACTATTGATAGTTTTGATCAATATGCTAATAGCGATAGTTATAAAGATAAAATTATATTTGGTAAAGATGTCACTCCTGAGATGATTAGTTTTCGCCGAGATGGAGATGTACTTATTGTAGTAGTGGGTGATCAAGGAGATGAAATGCACTTTATTAACTTCTTTAACGGAGCGGGTAACTTAGGGATGGGTGGTCAAAGTTATCGTCACTTTGAATTTGCAGATGGTACAGTTTGGACAGATATTCGTCCAACCTTAAATAATTTAGTATGGACATATTATTATGGTGATGAAGACGATACTATTGTAGGCACTAGTTATCATGATGCCATCTATGCAGGCGGAGGAAATGATACTATTACAGATACTGTTGGTTATAATTATCTATATGGTGAGGCAGGAGATGATACTATTACAGGCCGAGGAGAGTTAATAGGTGGTTTAGGTAATGACCATATTATTAATAGAATCAATAGTTCAGCAGGCGATATTATCCATTTTAACCTAGGCGATGGTAAAGATACTATTGATAGTTTTGATCAATATGCTAATAGCGATAGTTATAAAGATAAGATTATATTTGGCAAAGATGTTACACCAGAGATGATTAGTTTTCGCCGAGATGGAGATGTACTTATTGTAGTAGTGGGTGATCAAGGTGATGAAATGCATTTTATTAACTTCTTTAAAACAGAAGGCAATAATGGCATGGCGGGCCAAAGCTACCGTCACTTTGAGTTTGCAGATAAGACAGTTTGGCCAGATATCCGCCAACTTGAGCAATATAAAACAGGAATTATAAGCAAGTAA
- a CDS encoding carboxymuconolactone decarboxylase family protein, translating into MSRFNIPADINAAPEESREMLEAVNKQLGKVPNLYRLVALSPVALKGYVNLSGALAKGKLHAKTREGISLALAEINGCSYCLSAHSYISKNLMKVDDAEIAANRKGSSNDEKTKAAIEFAVKVAEKKGKVSAQDLQNIHEHGYSDAEIIEIVQNVALNIWTNYMNNVAETEVDFPKVTPQ; encoded by the coding sequence ATGTCAAGATTTAATATTCCAGCTGATATTAATGCAGCACCTGAAGAATCCCGTGAGATGCTAGAAGCGGTTAATAAACAACTAGGTAAAGTACCTAATTTATATCGCTTAGTAGCGTTAAGCCCAGTAGCATTAAAAGGTTATGTCAATCTTTCAGGAGCTTTAGCTAAGGGTAAATTACATGCAAAAACTCGTGAAGGTATTTCATTAGCATTAGCTGAGATTAATGGTTGTTCTTATTGTTTATCTGCTCACAGTTATATTAGCAAAAATTTAATGAAAGTAGATGATGCTGAAATTGCAGCAAACCGTAAAGGTAGTTCTAATGATGAGAAAACTAAAGCTGCTATTGAGTTTGCGGTGAAGGTAGCAGAAAAGAAAGGCAAGGTTTCAGCACAAGATTTACAAAATATCCATGAACATGGTTATAGCGATGCCGAAATTATAGAAATTGTTCAAAATGTGGCACTTAATATTTGGACGAATTATATGAATAATGTGGCTGAAACAGAGGTAGATTTTCCAAAGGTCACACCTCAATAA
- a CDS encoding CidA/LrgA family protein: protein MKRQYIFMLTRLLAELAVLIAFYAIGKQLVVWFHLSIPPGVIGLALLLMVFASGWLSPDQLQRGAALLLGEMLLFFVPAVMSLLDYGTLIMNQGWKIILIILLSTVLVMLGTAITVELIYRWNLMRRWRKKHGH from the coding sequence ATGAAACGTCAGTATATTTTTATGTTAACTCGGTTGTTAGCAGAGTTAGCGGTGTTGATTGCTTTTTATGCTATAGGAAAGCAATTGGTAGTCTGGTTTCATCTTTCGATTCCTCCAGGTGTTATTGGTTTAGCATTATTACTTATGGTATTTGCTTCTGGTTGGTTGAGTCCTGATCAACTACAGAGAGGAGCGGCACTATTATTAGGTGAAATGCTGTTGTTTTTTGTACCAGCAGTAATGAGTTTGCTTGATTATGGTACGCTGATTATGAATCAAGGATGGAAAATAATTCTAATTATTCTACTCAGTACAGTGCTAGTGATGTTAGGAACAGCAATTACTGTAGAGCTTATTTATCGTTGGAATTTAATGCGCCGCTGGAGAAAAAAACATGGTCATTGA
- the gltP gene encoding glutamate/aspartate:proton symporter GltP: MKKKSFKISLAWQILIALILGITLGAILHNVPTVQLINIFGFEKTIVNPNVTWTINTILQPAGDLFIRLIKMIVVPIVLSSIVVGVAGIGDSKKLGRIGVKTIVYFEVITTIAIVVGITFANVFHPGTGIDISTLTQTDISQYASATAQVSHENHFVQTLMSLVPTNIFAALMRGDMLAIIFFAVLFGVALSSIPAAKRDPLLNIFSGVSETMFKVTNIIMLYAPVGVFALIAVTVSQFGFSSLLPLLKLVSLVYAAILFFAIVIFGIVAKICGLNIFKLILILKDELILAYSTSSSETVLPRIMEKMEHYGAPRSITSFVIPTGYSFNLDGSTLYQSIAAIFIAQLFGYNLTIWHEITLVLTLMITSKGIAGVPGVSFVVLLATLGSVIDMKDATLGLAFIAGVDRIMDMARTALNVVGNSLAALVVAKWEGQFDVEKSLAYEKQMLHPKG; the protein is encoded by the coding sequence ATGAAAAAAAAGTCATTTAAAATTAGCCTTGCATGGCAAATATTAATAGCATTAATTTTAGGTATTACATTGGGGGCTATTCTTCACAATGTACCAACTGTACAACTTATTAATATCTTTGGATTTGAAAAAACTATTGTAAATCCTAATGTCACTTGGACTATAAATACTATCTTACAGCCTGCTGGTGATTTATTTATTCGTCTTATTAAAATGATTGTAGTACCTATTGTACTATCGTCCATTGTAGTGGGCGTTGCAGGTATAGGGGATTCTAAAAAGCTTGGACGTATAGGGGTTAAGACCATAGTTTATTTTGAAGTAATTACCACCATTGCTATTGTGGTAGGTATTACTTTTGCTAATGTTTTTCACCCTGGTACAGGTATTGATATTTCTACCTTAACACAAACTGATATCTCTCAATATGCTTCTGCTACCGCACAAGTTTCGCATGAAAATCATTTTGTACAAACCTTAATGTCTTTAGTACCTACCAATATCTTTGCCGCATTAATGCGTGGCGATATGTTGGCAATTATTTTCTTTGCAGTACTGTTTGGGGTTGCATTATCCTCTATTCCTGCGGCTAAAAGAGACCCCTTACTAAATATCTTTAGTGGTGTTTCAGAAACCATGTTTAAAGTAACTAATATTATTATGCTCTATGCGCCAGTGGGAGTTTTTGCATTAATTGCGGTTACTGTTAGTCAGTTTGGTTTTAGTTCATTATTGCCATTACTAAAATTAGTTTCCCTGGTTTATGCGGCTATTCTATTTTTCGCTATTGTGATATTTGGTATTGTGGCAAAAATTTGTGGCTTGAATATTTTTAAACTGATTTTAATCCTAAAAGATGAATTAATACTAGCCTACTCCACTTCAAGTTCTGAAACTGTACTTCCTCGTATTATGGAGAAAATGGAGCACTATGGTGCGCCAAGGTCTATCACTAGCTTTGTTATCCCTACAGGTTATTCTTTTAACTTAGATGGTTCGACCCTTTATCAAAGTATTGCTGCTATTTTTATTGCCCAACTATTTGGTTATAACCTGACAATTTGGCATGAAATTACCCTTGTTCTCACCCTAATGATTACCTCTAAGGGAATTGCAGGTGTACCAGGTGTTTCCTTTGTGGTTTTACTTGCCACTTTAGGCAGCGTGATTGATATGAAAGATGCTACCCTTGGTTTAGCCTTTATTGCAGGGGTTGACCGTATTATGGATATGGCACGTACCGCACTTAATGTGGTAGGTAACTCGCTAGCAGCCTTAGTAGTCGCTAAATGGGAAGGTCAGTTTGATGTTGAAAAATCTCTAGCCTACGAAAAACAAATGCTTCATCCTAAAGGCTAA